In a single window of the Candidatus Eisenbacteria bacterium genome:
- a CDS encoding ABC transporter ATP-binding protein — MLRFEGITRVHGTGPKAVRALGPVTFDVPRGELVAIMGPSGSGKSTLLALAGALDQPSEGRVLVDNNDLATLAPAALAALRRQTIGFVFQDLNLLPGLSAIENVALPLDLDGVASSESRRLANEALEGVRMSALAHRFPDDLSGGEQQRVAIARAFVGPRGLLLADEPTGALDSATGEIVMRLLRAQCDRGRTVVLVTHDPAHVRWADRVLHLRDGLMVDEVAEVERSTEAATVGVSA, encoded by the coding sequence ATGCTCCGCTTCGAAGGCATCACACGCGTTCATGGCACTGGCCCTAAGGCTGTTCGCGCGCTCGGGCCTGTAACTTTCGACGTTCCGCGCGGCGAGCTGGTGGCGATCATGGGTCCGTCGGGTTCGGGTAAGTCCACGCTGCTCGCACTCGCGGGGGCTCTCGATCAGCCCAGCGAAGGCCGTGTGCTGGTGGACAACAACGACCTTGCCACTCTGGCGCCAGCCGCGTTGGCCGCACTCCGGCGCCAGACAATCGGCTTTGTGTTCCAGGATCTGAATCTCCTGCCGGGTCTGAGCGCGATCGAGAACGTGGCGCTGCCGCTCGATCTGGACGGAGTGGCGTCGAGCGAGTCGCGCAGGCTGGCGAACGAAGCACTCGAGGGTGTCCGCATGTCTGCACTTGCTCACCGTTTCCCGGATGACCTGTCGGGCGGCGAGCAGCAACGTGTCGCGATCGCGCGTGCCTTCGTCGGGCCCCGCGGACTGCTGCTCGCCGACGAGCCGACCGGCGCGCTCGACTCAGCCACCGGCGAGATCGTGATGCGGCTGCTGCGCGCGCAGTGTGATCGCGGCCGGACAGTGGTGCTGGTCACGCACGATCCGGCCCACGTGCGGTGGGCTGATCGCGTGCTGCACCTGCGTGACGGATTGATGGTCGACGAGGTTGCCGAAGTCGAGAGGTCAACCGAGGCCGCGACTGTCGGCGTGTCCGCGTGA
- a CDS encoding NTP transferase domain-containing protein, whose product MKVGVLLSAGASTRMGSAKALVKLKGESFAAAGIRTLWSVCDSVIVVLGHDAKRIQKSIEAEFVKLVESGKLHRDIQGAHKHGAEGLEVHFVTNRAWKKGMYSSVRLGLVGAVSLKPESVVVLPVDHPNVKVNTVRALGAGMDAALGAYKGSRADKKRFAYAIVPRYRGERGHPLVLTPGLALAIAGDRGAAHLADAVRRNARLVGYLDVADKGVVRNRNTR is encoded by the coding sequence ATGAAGGTGGGCGTGCTGCTGTCGGCGGGTGCATCGACGCGGATGGGAAGTGCGAAGGCGCTGGTGAAGCTCAAGGGTGAGAGCTTTGCCGCCGCCGGCATTCGCACGCTGTGGTCGGTGTGCGATTCGGTGATCGTGGTGCTCGGGCACGACGCCAAGCGCATTCAGAAGTCGATCGAGGCCGAGTTCGTGAAGCTCGTCGAGTCGGGGAAGCTGCACCGCGACATTCAGGGCGCCCACAAGCACGGGGCCGAAGGGCTCGAGGTGCACTTCGTGACCAATCGCGCGTGGAAGAAGGGCATGTACAGCTCGGTGCGACTCGGTCTGGTCGGTGCGGTGTCGCTCAAGCCGGAGAGCGTCGTGGTGCTGCCGGTCGATCACCCGAACGTCAAGGTGAACACCGTGCGCGCGCTCGGCGCGGGGATGGATGCGGCCCTGGGTGCCTACAAGGGGAGCCGCGCCGACAAGAAGCGCTTCGCCTACGCGATCGTGCCGAGGTATCGCGGCGAACGCGGGCACCCGCTGGTGCTGACGCCGGGGCTCGCGCTGGCGATCGCGGGGGACAGGGGCGCGGCGCATCTCGCGGATGCGGTGCGACGGAATGCGCGGCTGGTGGGCTACCTGGATGTGGCGGACAAGGGCGTGGTGCGGAATCGGAATACTCGTTAG